The following are encoded together in the Leuconostoc mesenteroides subsp. mesenteroides ATCC 8293 genome:
- the pheS gene encoding phenylalanine--tRNA ligase subunit alpha: MGLIEDLTALKNSAVERINDKNADIEQLRVKLLGKKGELTGLLKGMKDVAAENRKMVGEVGNDVRQTITELLKQKKQAQEEYALNQQLLAEKIDVTLPGSAHQVGQPHVLQQIIDEIEQHFLGLGFEIIDDTVDSPEVETDEYNFERENLPKDHPARDMQDTFYITPEILLRTQTSPVQSRSLEKHDFSKGPLKMIAPGKVYRRDTDDATHSHQFHQVEGMVVGENITMADLKGTLLSIMQELFGEKHQIRMRPSYFPFTEPSVEVDVSWNEVTPDMNPEDIEWIEVLGAGMTHPNVLKMDGIDPEKYSAFAFGLGPDRFAMLKYGVDDIRQFYLNDVRFLSQFNRKGN, translated from the coding sequence ATGGGCTTAATTGAAGATCTTACGGCTTTAAAAAATTCAGCAGTAGAACGAATTAATGATAAAAATGCTGATATTGAGCAATTACGTGTGAAGTTATTAGGAAAAAAGGGTGAGTTAACAGGTTTGCTGAAGGGGATGAAGGATGTCGCCGCAGAAAATCGTAAAATGGTTGGTGAAGTTGGTAATGATGTTCGTCAAACTATCACAGAGTTATTGAAACAAAAAAAACAAGCGCAAGAAGAATATGCTTTAAATCAACAGTTATTGGCAGAAAAAATTGATGTTACTCTGCCGGGTAGCGCGCATCAGGTGGGACAACCACACGTTTTACAACAAATTATTGACGAAATTGAACAACATTTCTTGGGCCTTGGGTTTGAAATAATCGATGATACAGTTGATTCACCAGAAGTTGAGACTGATGAATATAACTTTGAACGTGAAAATTTGCCTAAGGATCATCCTGCTCGCGATATGCAAGATACATTTTACATTACGCCAGAAATTTTATTGCGTACGCAAACATCTCCAGTTCAATCTCGATCGCTTGAAAAACATGATTTTTCAAAGGGACCACTGAAAATGATTGCTCCTGGAAAAGTCTATCGTCGTGACACTGATGATGCCACTCACTCGCATCAGTTCCATCAAGTTGAGGGCATGGTGGTTGGCGAAAATATCACAATGGCTGACTTAAAAGGTACATTGCTTTCCATTATGCAAGAATTATTTGGTGAAAAACATCAAATTCGCATGCGACCTTCTTATTTCCCTTTCACTGAGCCATCTGTGGAGGTAGATGTTTCCTGGAATGAAGTTACACCAGATATGAATCCAGAAGACATTGAGTGGATTGAAGTTCTTGGTGCTGGAATGACACACCCAAATGTGTTAAAAATGGATGGCATTGATCCTGAAAAATATTCAGCTTTCGCCTTCGGCTTAGGACCAGATCGATTTGCTATGTTGAAATATGGCGTAGATGACATCCGCCAATTTTACTTGAATGATGTGCGTTTCTTATCACAATTCAATCGAAAGGGGAACTGA
- a CDS encoding phosphoglycerate dehydrogenase, producing MKKVLVANMTSQKAVDYLESKGYQVIKNDQASDDDFLGHADVDGILIMMHPFGESLMSKMPNLKVVARHGVGYDNVDLDAASAHDIVVTNTPGANATAVAETAMMHILMAGRLFYQRRQAITDNANKRYLAAHHGQELTGKTVGIIGYGHIGQEINRMLTGFNVKVLAYARHQHEVTNGRMATLDEIYEQADFVVTALPATPETKHMINASVFRKMKKSAVLVNIGRGALVDERALVEALTNEEIAGAGVDVVEKEPITAENPLLHLPNAFVTPHVAMISKEAMDNVALKAAEDIVRVLEGERAVFQVN from the coding sequence ATGAAAAAAGTATTAGTAGCTAACATGACATCTCAAAAAGCTGTCGACTATCTTGAATCCAAGGGATATCAAGTGATTAAAAATGATCAGGCCTCAGATGATGATTTTCTGGGGCATGCAGATGTTGATGGCATTCTAATTATGATGCATCCATTTGGTGAAAGCTTGATGTCCAAAATGCCCAATCTCAAGGTAGTTGCACGTCACGGCGTTGGATATGATAATGTTGATTTAGATGCAGCCAGTGCACATGATATTGTTGTGACCAACACGCCTGGAGCGAATGCAACTGCGGTCGCCGAAACGGCTATGATGCATATATTGATGGCTGGACGACTGTTTTATCAGCGTCGTCAAGCTATTACTGATAACGCGAACAAGCGTTACCTAGCCGCGCATCACGGTCAAGAGTTAACTGGAAAAACAGTTGGTATTATTGGCTATGGGCACATTGGCCAAGAAATTAATCGTATGTTGACGGGATTTAATGTAAAAGTATTGGCTTATGCACGCCATCAACATGAGGTAACTAATGGTCGCATGGCAACGCTAGATGAGATATATGAACAGGCGGATTTTGTAGTGACAGCGCTCCCAGCAACGCCTGAAACAAAGCATATGATCAATGCGAGTGTTTTTAGAAAAATGAAAAAGAGTGCCGTATTAGTTAATATCGGACGTGGAGCACTTGTTGATGAGAGGGCATTGGTTGAGGCATTAACTAATGAGGAAATTGCTGGCGCTGGGGTAGATGTTGTTGAAAAAGAACCAATTACAGCGGAAAATCCATTACTACACTTGCCTAATGCATTTGTTACACCACATGTCGCTATGATTTCCAAGGAGGCCATGGATAATGTAGCTTTGAAAGCGGCAGAGGATATCGTTCGTGTCTTGGAAGGTGAACGAGCTGTATTTCAAGTGAATTAA
- the pepF gene encoding oligoendopeptidase F encodes MSEKQLLRNQVPENLTWDLSSIFPTDEAWETAFNETRKSAQALSKYAGHVGDSADVLKEALEADLAVERQFEKVYVYAHQIYDQDTTNQKYSAYNARVQGLYAELSANTAFFQPEVLALSNETLDAYLARAGLKKYAHFFDVLKARKPHTLPAEQEALLAGASDIFNASEQTFGALDNSDIVFGDVHTETGEIVPLTNGLYSLLLESKDRSLREEAFTTLYDSYIALQNTFASTLSSHVKGHNFLAKTRHYDSARQAAVTANDIPESVFETLTKTVDANLPLLHRFVSLRKKILNVDDVHSYDLYVPLVDEINFEVTYEKAKDIVLAALAPLGEDYIAIVQKAFDERWIDVVENKGKRTGAYSSGSYDTKPFILLNWQNNLNNVYTLAHEMGHSVHSYFTRHNQEYHYGDYPIFLAEIASTTNEGLLTDYLLKTNDDPKFQAYVLNQYLDGFKGTVFRQTQFAEFEQWIHEQSAAGVALTADEMSTFYGSLNQKFYGSDLFPDEAIAYEWARIPHFYYNFYVYQYSTGEAAATTLAERILTQNGAEDYKNYLKAGNSDYALNVIKKAGVNMSQPDYLNEAFKVFEERLNEFEKIMLK; translated from the coding sequence ATGTCTGAAAAACAACTATTACGTAATCAAGTACCAGAAAATCTTACATGGGATCTATCCTCAATTTTTCCGACAGATGAAGCTTGGGAAACCGCTTTTAATGAGACACGAAAGTCTGCACAAGCATTAAGCAAGTATGCTGGACACGTCGGGGATTCTGCGGATGTTTTGAAAGAAGCCTTAGAAGCAGATTTAGCAGTAGAACGTCAATTCGAAAAAGTCTACGTATATGCTCATCAAATTTATGATCAAGATACAACTAATCAAAAGTATAGTGCATATAATGCTCGTGTTCAAGGCTTATATGCTGAATTAAGTGCGAATACAGCTTTCTTCCAGCCTGAAGTGTTAGCATTGTCAAACGAGACACTAGATGCATACTTAGCGAGAGCTGGTTTGAAAAAATATGCACACTTCTTTGACGTTTTAAAAGCTCGTAAACCGCATACGCTACCTGCAGAACAGGAAGCCTTACTAGCAGGAGCAAGCGACATCTTTAATGCTTCTGAACAGACTTTTGGTGCATTGGATAATTCAGATATTGTTTTTGGTGATGTCCATACTGAAACAGGTGAAATTGTGCCATTGACAAATGGACTCTATTCATTGTTGTTGGAGTCTAAAGATCGTTCATTGCGTGAGGAAGCGTTCACAACGCTTTATGATAGTTATATTGCTTTGCAAAATACATTTGCCTCAACGTTATCTTCACATGTCAAGGGACATAACTTTTTGGCTAAAACTCGTCACTATGATTCAGCTCGTCAAGCTGCTGTAACAGCCAATGATATTCCTGAGTCAGTTTTTGAAACATTAACCAAAACAGTTGATGCCAATCTGCCATTACTACACCGTTTTGTATCATTACGTAAAAAAATTCTTAATGTTGACGATGTACACTCTTACGATTTATATGTACCACTTGTTGATGAAATTAATTTTGAAGTAACATATGAAAAGGCAAAAGACATTGTTTTGGCGGCTTTGGCACCGTTAGGCGAGGATTACATCGCTATTGTTCAAAAGGCTTTTGATGAACGATGGATTGATGTGGTTGAAAATAAGGGGAAGCGTACTGGCGCTTATTCAAGCGGTTCGTATGATACAAAACCATTCATTTTGCTTAACTGGCAGAACAATTTGAATAATGTTTATACGTTGGCTCATGAAATGGGACATTCGGTTCATTCATACTTTACACGCCATAATCAAGAGTATCATTATGGCGATTATCCAATATTCTTAGCTGAAATTGCTTCAACTACTAATGAGGGATTATTAACGGATTATTTGCTAAAGACAAATGATGATCCCAAGTTTCAGGCCTACGTATTGAACCAGTATTTAGATGGATTCAAAGGAACAGTTTTCCGCCAAACTCAATTTGCTGAGTTTGAGCAATGGATTCATGAACAAAGTGCGGCTGGAGTTGCTTTGACAGCTGATGAGATGAGTACATTCTATGGATCGTTGAATCAAAAGTTTTATGGATCGGACTTATTTCCAGATGAAGCTATTGCTTATGAATGGGCACGTATTCCACATTTTTATTACAATTTCTATGTTTATCAATATTCGACAGGCGAAGCTGCTGCCACAACTTTGGCAGAACGCATACTAACACAAAATGGTGCTGAGGATTATAAGAACTATCTGAAAGCAGGTAATTCAGATTATGCTTTAAATGTGATCAAAAAAGCTGGCGTTAACATGAGTCAACCGGACTATTTAAATGAAGCTTTCAAAGTGTTTGAAGAGCGATTAAATGAGTTTGAAAAAATCATGTTAAAGTAA
- a CDS encoding cytidine deaminase: MAPRKLVDVANQALNDTYTPYSHFPVGAALLGENGEIFKGVNIENVSFGLTNCAERTAIFTAIAAGQRHFHGLVISGRTDEPIAPCGACRQVMVEFFDPDMPIWLINDQGKEIETNIAELMPGSFNSLQ; this comes from the coding sequence ATGGCCCCACGAAAACTTGTCGACGTTGCAAATCAAGCACTTAACGATACATATACCCCTTACTCTCATTTTCCTGTAGGTGCTGCGTTACTCGGCGAAAATGGTGAAATTTTCAAAGGTGTTAATATTGAAAATGTATCATTTGGTCTAACCAATTGTGCCGAGAGAACTGCAATTTTTACAGCTATAGCAGCAGGGCAACGCCATTTTCATGGGTTAGTTATTTCAGGGCGTACAGACGAACCTATAGCTCCATGTGGTGCTTGTCGACAAGTGATGGTGGAGTTTTTTGATCCTGACATGCCGATTTGGTTGATTAACGATCAGGGTAAAGAAATTGAAACAAATATTGCAGAACTAATGCCGGGATCCTTTAATTCATTACAATAA
- a CDS encoding nucleoside 2-deoxyribosyltransferase — translation MSQIYLAGPFFSDEQIDRVKRIEAALDSNPTVTDYYSPRKHQKTENPEFTSPWAAEVFQRDIKNVTDADIILSIIDYRDNDADSGTAFEQGMAWVQKKPIIVFNELKFPVNLMLSESLTAYITNSDDIATYDFDQTPKLPFTGELF, via the coding sequence ATGTCACAAATCTATCTTGCAGGACCTTTTTTTTCAGATGAACAAATCGATCGTGTGAAACGTATTGAAGCTGCTCTTGATTCGAATCCAACTGTTACTGATTATTATTCACCCCGCAAACATCAAAAGACTGAAAACCCTGAATTCACCTCACCATGGGCGGCAGAGGTTTTTCAACGTGATATCAAGAATGTCACAGATGCGGACATTATTTTGTCGATTATTGATTATCGTGATAATGATGCTGATTCAGGAACAGCCTTTGAGCAGGGCATGGCATGGGTACAAAAAAAGCCAATTATTGTATTTAATGAATTGAAGTTCCCAGTGAATTTGATGCTATCAGAATCACTGACTGCCTACATCACAAATTCGGACGACATTGCAACATATGATTTTGATCAAACACCAAAGTTACCATTTACGGGAGAACTATTCTAA
- the pheT gene encoding phenylalanine--tRNA ligase subunit beta: MKTSLTWINEYLDNAIDLHPKSVSDLAEKVERTSVEIDSNTTIASGQNGLVVAKILSVIPHPDSDHMVITQVEAGEPEPIQIVTGAPNVAEGQMVILAKVGAHIINRENGELIELNAVKLRGEFSYGMLVALQEIGFSDKIAPKAFEAGIYVFNETDDVKPGDDALVALGMDEPVLDTDLTPNRADMLSMIGTAYEFGAMLNKPVTLPSFELVEYEQTADSQVSVQIDDQELVSKYALRVVNNVTIKDSPLWLQKRLWNAGMRPINNIVDITNYMMLTYGQPLHAFDLDKLNGSDIYVRRAKDGEKLVTLDGEERSLRSGEDIVIADESEGLMLAGVMGGMGSEIDNNTKNIVIESAIFNPSLVRATARRHNLHSEASSRFERGLNWDETLNALDHAASLVDELADGQVARGQIVAADDVRKDIRLSLSIQRVNNILGTSLETDEIANIFDKLNFVYEKNDEKIVVDVPARRADISIEADLIEEVARLYGYDNLPVTLPYGPTTSGKLSREQRQIRASRHIMESLGLNQAISYVLTTSEKAQLFAENKADGVVTLNYPMSSDRTTARQNLLAGLLDDVSYNVSHFVPNVALYEQGRVFIANEPNEQPKEIEHIAGVVTGNLQKSSWQESKQEKAVDFYDIKGIVENYLDQIGVDNVRYVATERHESMHPGQTADIYIGEQYVGFVGQIHPKITKKQKLAPVFGFELNLFTVFNHVTDSIQFNPISRFPQISRDAALLVDQATTNSEISATIVETAGEHLVDVTLFDVYTGNNLPESKKSLAYTLTYQDSDGTLLETDVNSDFEHIMSELQSKFNVEIR; the protein is encoded by the coding sequence ATGAAAACAAGCTTAACATGGATAAATGAATATTTGGATAATGCAATTGACTTGCACCCAAAATCAGTGAGTGATTTAGCGGAAAAAGTAGAGCGTACAAGTGTAGAAATCGACAGTAATACAACGATTGCTTCAGGGCAAAACGGTCTTGTAGTAGCTAAAATATTATCAGTAATTCCACACCCAGATTCTGACCACATGGTTATTACTCAGGTTGAGGCTGGTGAGCCAGAACCAATACAAATTGTCACAGGAGCGCCTAACGTAGCCGAAGGACAAATGGTTATTTTAGCTAAAGTTGGTGCACATATTATTAACCGTGAAAATGGTGAGCTAATTGAACTAAATGCAGTTAAATTACGTGGAGAATTCTCTTATGGCATGTTAGTTGCACTACAGGAAATTGGCTTCAGTGACAAAATTGCCCCCAAAGCGTTTGAAGCAGGGATTTATGTTTTTAATGAAACTGATGATGTTAAACCTGGAGATGATGCGCTTGTAGCTTTGGGAATGGATGAGCCGGTATTAGATACTGACTTAACGCCTAATCGAGCAGATATGCTATCAATGATCGGTACAGCCTATGAATTTGGGGCGATGTTAAATAAGCCGGTTACTCTGCCATCATTTGAACTGGTCGAGTACGAACAAACAGCAGATAGTCAAGTTTCTGTTCAAATTGATGATCAAGAACTAGTTTCAAAGTATGCGTTGCGCGTTGTAAACAACGTCACTATAAAGGATTCTCCCTTGTGGTTACAAAAGCGCCTGTGGAATGCCGGTATGCGTCCAATCAACAATATCGTTGATATCACTAATTATATGATGTTAACCTATGGGCAACCACTACATGCATTTGATTTGGACAAGTTAAATGGTTCAGATATTTACGTACGCCGTGCGAAAGATGGCGAAAAGTTGGTAACCCTCGATGGTGAAGAGCGATCATTGCGATCCGGTGAAGACATTGTCATTGCTGATGAATCAGAAGGATTGATGTTAGCTGGTGTCATGGGTGGCATGGGTTCTGAAATCGATAATAATACAAAAAATATTGTGATTGAAAGTGCCATATTTAACCCAAGTTTGGTTCGAGCAACTGCAAGACGCCATAATTTGCATTCTGAGGCATCATCACGCTTTGAGCGTGGATTAAACTGGGATGAAACACTTAATGCCTTGGATCATGCAGCTAGTTTAGTAGATGAATTAGCAGACGGTCAAGTAGCACGTGGCCAAATTGTTGCCGCTGATGATGTTCGTAAAGATATCCGATTGTCATTGTCAATACAACGGGTAAATAATATTTTGGGTACATCATTAGAAACAGATGAAATTGCTAACATTTTTGATAAGCTGAACTTTGTTTATGAAAAAAATGATGAAAAAATTGTTGTTGATGTGCCAGCACGTCGTGCTGATATTTCTATTGAGGCCGATTTAATTGAAGAAGTAGCACGTTTGTATGGTTATGATAACTTACCAGTTACATTGCCCTACGGTCCTACAACGTCTGGTAAATTGTCTAGAGAGCAACGTCAAATCCGTGCTAGTCGGCATATTATGGAAAGCTTGGGATTAAATCAAGCAATTTCATATGTGCTAACAACGAGTGAAAAAGCCCAGTTATTTGCTGAAAATAAAGCAGATGGTGTTGTAACATTAAACTATCCTATGAGCTCTGACCGTACAACGGCTCGCCAAAATTTATTAGCAGGATTATTAGATGATGTCAGTTATAATGTGAGCCATTTTGTACCTAACGTTGCGTTATATGAACAAGGTCGAGTGTTCATTGCTAATGAACCTAATGAGCAACCAAAAGAAATTGAGCATATAGCGGGAGTAGTAACTGGTAATTTACAAAAATCATCATGGCAAGAATCTAAGCAAGAAAAAGCCGTTGATTTTTATGATATCAAAGGAATTGTAGAAAATTATTTAGATCAGATTGGTGTCGATAACGTCCGTTATGTTGCGACAGAACGCCATGAAAGTATGCACCCAGGTCAAACGGCTGATATTTATATTGGAGAACAATATGTCGGATTTGTTGGTCAAATTCATCCCAAGATTACAAAAAAGCAAAAATTAGCGCCAGTATTTGGGTTTGAACTTAATTTATTTACTGTATTTAATCATGTGACAGATAGTATTCAATTTAATCCTATTTCACGTTTTCCACAAATTAGTCGAGATGCCGCATTATTAGTTGATCAGGCGACAACCAATAGTGAAATTAGTGCAACAATTGTAGAGACAGCAGGGGAGCACTTAGTTGATGTGACTTTGTTTGATGTTTATACAGGTAACAATCTGCCAGAAAGCAAAAAATCACTTGCTTACACGTTAACTTATCAAGATAGTGATGGCACGTTGCTAGAAACTGATGTGAATTCCGATTTTGAACATATTATGAGTGAATTACAATCTAAATTTAATGTAGAAATACGCTAA
- a CDS encoding winged helix-turn-helix transcriptional regulator, whose translation MVKKTKNTENTLCKNFTCTFELLGRKWNGLIIETLLISGAKRFLEISRAVSGCSDRVLVERLKELEAANIVIRQTYKDSNLIEYKLTEAGEAMRPMMTAIHEWSDQFNNVANLEEPDSATKF comes from the coding sequence ATGGTTAAAAAAACAAAAAATACTGAAAATACTTTGTGCAAGAACTTCACCTGTACTTTCGAACTTTTGGGGCGTAAATGGAACGGACTAATTATTGAAACATTGCTGATTAGTGGCGCCAAAAGGTTTTTAGAAATATCACGTGCTGTTTCAGGGTGTTCGGATCGGGTGTTAGTTGAGCGCTTAAAAGAGTTAGAGGCTGCAAACATAGTAATTCGTCAAACTTATAAAGATTCCAATTTAATTGAGTATAAATTAACTGAGGCGGGAGAAGCTATGCGACCTATGATGACAGCAATTCATGAATGGTCAGATCAATTCAATAACGTTGCTAACCTGGAAGAACCTGACAGTGCAACAAAATTTTGA